The window GATTGCTCCCCCCTACTCCCCAGCTTTACCCGCGACCGTTGTCCAGGTGGAGCAGAAAAGTGTCATTCCCAAATTTCTCAAAGGTCTCATAGTGGTGCCGGTCCATGTTGCCTGTGGCAGGCCAACAAATTTGGCATCAGGTTGTGTGCTGGAAGATGGGAGCAAAGACACGCAGCACTCCTCTGGTGTGAGAGTGAAACCCAGAGCCCGGGGAAAAGGGTTGGAGGCACCTCTAACTTGTCCATCTGTGGCCATGGCCATGCAGGGGAGCTGAGCATAGACTCCACAGCCTCCCCTTCTCAtcccagcagccccacagagggACAACAGTGGCAAATGGAGCAGAAGTAATGGCAAAGGCATGGCTGGGTGGTCaggaatgaggagatgggaaactCTCCCAGTCAGATGCTGgtgaggggacagcacagggaggaAGAAATGGCCCAGGGACAGGAGAGGCGGCAAGAGCCTTGGGCAGCATCACCTCCACATGCAGCTCTCCAGGGGCTGCAAGTGAGAGCATGCTGGAAGGTGCTTCTCATGTCCAGGGTATTCAGCTGGAATCTCCCTGGAATCTCTTGACCTTCAATTTCTGCCTGGGAAATGCCCTAGTGGCACAGCCCTGTGCTCTCATTGTGAGTGACACTGCAGCTCACTGCAGCCTGAACAACAGTTTGGCCAAAAAATCTTGCAGGGCACAGTACCACGAGACACAGAGCCATTTGGGCCTCTAGGTCCTGAGGGACCTCCAGAGCCCTCAGCAGAGGCACAGAGGGGCTCACCCATGAGGAAATCGAGGATTGCCATGTCGATGAGGTCAAGGAGGCGATGGCCCCTGTCATAGGGCGGCGTCTCTCGCACCTGAGCGCAGTAGTTGGGGTTCAGCTCCCACCTGGTGGCAGAGGCCAGGGAGGGCAATGGGGCCATGAGAGTGGCTGTGGAGAAGCCCCCTCCCacccatggctctgctggcccACGTCCCCACACCCCCCATGCCCCGTCTCACTCAGCCTTCTTGCTCTTGTGGTAGGAGCGGCGCCAGGGGCTGCGCCAGGAGCGGCGCTTGGCCAGGGTCTTGtcggggagcagggcagccatggaGCCCTCCAGCCAGTCCGGTTTGCCGCAGAGGGCGTGCTCCGTGGAGCAGTAGTAGGAGCACTCCCCGTAGAAGCAGACGTTTCCCGCTGGCCAGGGGACAAAACAAGTTTGACAAAGAGGAGGAAGGCACCCCCGGGCAGAGCGGTGCAGCAAACAGCCAGGGAAGGATGCTCTGTGCACTCTGGCCATGTGCCACGAGCAAAGCAATGGCAAGGGAGGCTGTGAGGAGCAAAGACCTGTGGCAGGGCACCCGTGGGATCTGGAACAGTCCCCAGCGGGATAGTTTGTTTGAGTGCAGGgggagccagggcagcagcagccagcaccaGGTGAGCTCCAACCAGGTGGCCACAGGAGAGGACAGAGAGCATGAAAGCTCACCTGGGGAGATGAAGAAAGTCTTGGCCAGTTTCTTGTCTGTGGTGATATCCCGAATTTCCTTTGTTATGTTGACCAAACGGCCAGAAACTGGGGGGATTCGCCGGAAATCCAGAATCCTGAAACACAGAACTTGGAACTATTTCTTACTGACCTCAGCTGGTTCAATAACAGCAAGTTACTAAAACTGACAGGAGACACAGGTGTCCCTCACACCCGAGGATCGAGAGGTGGGATGAAGGAGGAGTTTCTCTGGAGGCTTGAATGCAAAGCTTAtgctcacctgtccaggtggaaGGCTGCAATCTCTGCATTGTGCCGCTCAAAGTCTGAGAAGTAGAAGAAATCAATGGGGGTCTCCTGGTCCCGGGTCtgtctggaaagagaggggacagtgggggcaaTCATCATGGGTGGGGTCACTCCAAGCATGGGATTAGTTCCAAACCACCTTGTGTTCCTTTGTGACACTGGAGACACAGCCAAACCCAGTCTCCTCCAGTCACTTCCTGATGGGTGGGTGGCTCCAAGCCCCCTGTCCAGGCTCCCAACTCAAGGGGTGGGGAAGCCCTCAAGGACTGGAGGCTCCTGGATGTTCCTCATGGACCACCTTCTTCTTTCCACCACTGGAGGTCACTACCCCATCACAAGCTGCATCCAGTTTGCAGCATGCTCTGACAAGGAAGGCAAAGGAAACGGGACCATTCTGCTCGCCTCAGTTTTGGGACGGAGGTGCTGATGCGAGGCAGCACATGAAGCATTTCTCCATTTCTACCTCCATGGTCCCTTCTGACCACTTCTCGCTACCTAACAGGACCGTGTGGGCGAGGTATAGGCTTGTCCCAGGCTCTACTCACTTCATGGGCTTGAAGAGGGCCTGCCCATAGTTTGGGAACGTCATGATGAGCTTGAGCTGGGTCCCGCCGGACTTCTGGACTGGAAGGAGGCACACGGGGGTGAGGGAGCGGGCagcaggcagggggcaggggcgGGCAGGGGTGGGGCAGGTGCAGAGGCGGTACCCGAGCTGACGATCCTCTGCGTGGCCAGATCCCGGAGCAGCGCGGGCAGCAGGGGGTCCCGGCGGGGGTACAGCTCATAGCGGTTGATGCCGATGTGGAATTTGAGCCACGTGGGGTAGGTGTCGTAGGCTGTCTTCCCTGTCGGGAGGAGCGCCTCGGCTTTACTGCTGCTGACCCTGCAGCCCGACAGCCACCACCAGCCCAACAACAATGACAGCTTTTAGTTGGGACAGGATGGCTCCCGTGTCCCCGGGCCCTTCCTAGGAGCCACTGCATGGAGGGTGAGGTGGGGAGAAAGGCCAGAGCAAGCCCTGGATTGGTTCCAGGTTTCATGGTGGCAGAACCCCCTGCCCCATACGGCCTTCATGGGGCACTTGGCATCTGGTAGATCCCACCCAAAGTTGGTGGCCAGCAAGAACCACCAGCATGGCTG of the Melospiza melodia melodia isolate bMelMel2 chromosome 4, bMelMel2.pri, whole genome shotgun sequence genome contains:
- the LOC134417381 gene encoding extracellular serine/threonine protein kinase FAM20C-like, translated to MRWRLQMFLQRKLKISFLFLLFMALLVHLVVDFALPTTHRSCGCNTKASKAVGVLSGSPMPAGLKKLSLRILQDFSGSNGSLEKSSQPERAGLHARAGEPGVQQQRGEANAGWSKGSKLAALFEHPLYNVPVPEVTEKDKLFVVNPMEKFSLHSSGSDEWVSSSKAEALLPTGKTAYDTYPTWLKFHIGINRYELYPRRDPLLPALLRDLATQRIVSSVQKSGGTQLKLIMTFPNYGQALFKPMKQTRDQETPIDFFYFSDFERHNAEIAAFHLDRILDFRRIPPVSGRLVNITKEIRDITTDKKLAKTFFISPAGNVCFYGECSYYCSTEHALCGKPDWLEGSMAALLPDKTLAKRRSWRSPWRRSYHKSKKAEWELNPNYCAQVRETPPYDRGHRLLDLIDMAILDFLMGNMDRHHYETFEKFGNDTFLLHLDNGRGFGTHSRDEPSILAPLQQCCSIKKSTYLRLQLLATEPYRLSDVLREALAADPLAPVLAEPHLQALDRRLGKVLLAVRHCLARAAHQEKVLVDDVGSWV